A window of the Paenibacillus woosongensis genome harbors these coding sequences:
- a CDS encoding NCS2 family permease, with the protein MDRFFKLKEHGTNVRTEIIAGVTTFMTMAYILFVNNLFLGPGGAGIPSDGVFFATAVGAGLITILMGLFVNIPIALAPGMGLNAYFMTVVLSSNGAITWQAALGAVFISGIIFLILTVTKIRQMLLVAVPESIKSAITVGIGLFVAIIGFKMSNLIGINLNGPVEDFTQQVPGSFFNLGLGDFVHDSGVQLTLIGLILIAILMALRVKGALLIGIVATTLIGIPMGVTDVSGLSGASWFPNVNELAVGKLDIMGALKLGLFEIVLVFTFVELFDTFGTLVGTATRAGLMKNKEEGEKKIGKAMLVDAAGVSAGAVLGTSTITSYVESTAGVAEGGRTGLTAVTTGVLFLLALFIAPLAGVVPSAATAPALIIVGVLMMGQVRNIEWDDFLHAFPAFLTIVLMPFTGGIANGISAGIISYVLLGVCSNIFTNKKVKVHWLMWVLAVLVLCRYIFLGAE; encoded by the coding sequence ATGGATCGGTTCTTTAAACTTAAGGAACACGGCACAAATGTAAGAACGGAAATTATTGCAGGTGTTACAACGTTCATGACGATGGCTTACATCCTGTTCGTGAACAATCTGTTCTTGGGCCCGGGTGGTGCGGGTATCCCTTCAGACGGTGTATTCTTTGCTACTGCGGTTGGTGCGGGTCTGATTACGATTCTCATGGGACTGTTCGTTAACATCCCCATTGCGCTCGCCCCAGGTATGGGTCTGAATGCGTACTTCATGACCGTCGTTCTCAGCTCTAACGGAGCAATTACATGGCAAGCGGCTCTGGGTGCTGTCTTCATCTCAGGTATTATCTTCCTGATCCTTACGGTGACGAAAATTCGTCAAATGCTCCTTGTGGCAGTGCCAGAAAGCATTAAGTCTGCCATTACAGTCGGTATCGGTCTTTTCGTAGCTATTATCGGCTTCAAAATGAGCAACCTGATCGGCATTAATTTGAACGGACCGGTTGAAGACTTTACTCAGCAGGTGCCAGGCAGCTTCTTCAACCTGGGTCTCGGTGATTTCGTACACGATTCCGGTGTACAATTAACACTCATCGGTCTGATTCTAATCGCTATTCTTATGGCGCTTCGCGTCAAGGGCGCATTGCTGATCGGTATCGTGGCAACGACGTTGATCGGTATCCCGATGGGCGTAACCGATGTCAGCGGATTGTCCGGCGCAAGCTGGTTCCCGAACGTAAATGAGCTGGCTGTCGGCAAGCTCGATATTATGGGTGCGCTCAAGCTGGGATTGTTTGAAATCGTATTGGTGTTCACCTTCGTTGAATTGTTCGACACGTTTGGAACTTTGGTAGGTACGGCAACGCGTGCCGGACTGATGAAGAATAAAGAAGAAGGCGAGAAGAAGATCGGTAAAGCAATGCTGGTTGACGCGGCTGGCGTTAGCGCTGGTGCGGTTCTCGGTACGAGCACGATCACTTCTTATGTTGAGAGTACAGCTGGTGTTGCCGAAGGCGGACGTACGGGACTGACTGCAGTAACAACAGGCGTTCTGTTCTTGCTTGCATTGTTCATCGCTCCTCTTGCAGGCGTGGTACCTTCCGCAGCAACAGCGCCAGCGCTGATCATCGTAGGCGTGCTGATGATGGGACAAGTCCGCAATATTGAGTGGGATGATTTCCTTCATGCATTCCCTGCGTTCCTGACGATTGTGCTTATGCCGTTTACTGGCGGTATTGCCAACGGGATTTCGGCAGGTATTATCTCTTACGTGCTTCTTGGCGTTTGCAGCAATATCTTTACGAACAAGAAGGTTAAAGTTCACTGGTTAATGTGGGTGCTGGCTGTTCTTGTGCTTTGCCGCTATATCTTCCTGGGCGCCGAGTAA